A DNA window from Gammaproteobacteria bacterium contains the following coding sequences:
- a CDS encoding SLC13 family permease — MTYEIVFVLVVAAAALVFFAMDRIRLDQLSMSVPVVLLLGGIIGPLEALSGLSSEATVTVAAMLVLGLGLRKTGLVAAIGIWARTAPLGGKTLRMFILCLLVAFLSPFLNNTAVVIVFIPVFAALAEQADEPVSLYLMPLSFVAIMGGTVTLIGTATNLVVHGEAVARGYDELTMFSIAPVGLICLAVGMLYLFTIGRHQMPRRERPPDLSSRYGVRRFTTELRVGRDSPAAGRSLAELRWGERFDVVVVGIERDGRVISLPAGERVIEAGDRLYAQGAADNLLRLAQGQRLDTPEGKPPQEASETVVGGRMVEVIMGPGSALVGRTLKDLSFAQRYDVTVLGVQSHGAAVTDRIAQMEFSVGDILLVRGEASALDRLADEPGFILMAEVDHPVGSRPRAAFAAAIMAAVVLAASVGLFPISTSAMAGVALMVFTGCVRVDEIYAELDWLVVFVMAGLIPLGLAMESTGAAAWIASGVVGTTSGLGETGMIAAFYLLTAVMTAVVANTATAVMLTPVAILVAQNAGLNPYALLVTVMFGASASFVTPFGYKTNVMIYSPGGYRFMDFVKVGGPLNLLLAIVASICIPFFWPS, encoded by the coding sequence ATGACTTACGAAATCGTTTTCGTGCTTGTGGTTGCGGCGGCGGCCCTGGTGTTCTTCGCCATGGATCGCATCCGGCTCGACCAGCTCTCCATGTCGGTTCCGGTGGTGCTGCTGCTGGGCGGAATCATCGGCCCGCTGGAAGCGCTCTCCGGTCTCTCCAGCGAGGCCACCGTCACAGTGGCGGCGATGCTGGTGCTCGGGCTGGGGCTGCGCAAGACGGGGCTGGTGGCGGCGATCGGCATCTGGGCGCGCACGGCGCCGCTGGGCGGCAAGACCCTGCGCATGTTCATCCTCTGCCTGCTGGTGGCCTTCCTTTCGCCGTTCCTGAACAACACCGCCGTGGTGATCGTGTTCATCCCGGTGTTCGCGGCGCTCGCCGAGCAGGCCGACGAACCCGTCTCGCTGTATCTGATGCCGCTTTCGTTCGTGGCCATCATGGGGGGGACGGTAACCCTGATCGGCACCGCCACCAACCTGGTCGTACACGGGGAGGCGGTCGCGCGCGGGTACGACGAGCTGACCATGTTCTCCATCGCGCCGGTGGGACTGATCTGCCTGGCGGTGGGGATGCTCTACCTGTTCACCATCGGGCGTCACCAGATGCCCCGCCGGGAGCGCCCGCCGGACCTGTCGAGCCGTTACGGCGTGCGCCGGTTCACGACCGAGTTGCGCGTGGGGCGGGACTCGCCCGCGGCCGGACGCTCGCTGGCCGAGCTGCGCTGGGGCGAGCGCTTCGACGTCGTGGTCGTGGGAATCGAGCGCGATGGACGGGTCATCTCGCTCCCTGCGGGCGAGCGTGTGATCGAGGCCGGGGACAGGCTCTACGCCCAGGGCGCGGCCGACAACCTGCTCCGTCTCGCCCAGGGGCAGCGGCTGGACACGCCCGAGGGGAAGCCGCCGCAGGAGGCGAGCGAGACCGTCGTCGGAGGGCGCATGGTGGAGGTCATCATGGGGCCCGGTTCGGCGCTCGTGGGGCGAACACTGAAGGACCTCTCCTTCGCTCAGCGCTACGACGTGACCGTGCTCGGAGTCCAGAGCCACGGCGCCGCCGTCACCGACCGGATCGCGCAGATGGAGTTCTCCGTGGGCGATATCCTCCTGGTGCGCGGGGAGGCGAGCGCGCTCGACCGCCTGGCCGACGAACCCGGCTTCATCCTGATGGCCGAGGTGGACCACCCGGTGGGCAGCCGGCCGCGCGCCGCCTTCGCGGCCGCCATCATGGCCGCGGTGGTGCTGGCCGCGAGCGTAGGCCTCTTCCCCATCTCCACGTCGGCCATGGCGGGGGTGGCGCTCATGGTGTTCACGGGGTGCGTGCGCGTCGACGAGATCTACGCGGAGCTTGACTGGCTGGTGGTGTTCGTAATGGCCGGGCTCATCCCGCTGGGGCTGGCGATGGAGTCGACGGGGGCGGCCGCCTGGATCGCCTCGGGGGTGGTGGGCACGACCTCCGGGCTGGGTGAGACCGGGATGATCGCCGCGTTCTACCTGCTGACGGCCGTCATGACCGCGGTGGTGGCCAACACCGCCACAGCCGTGATGCTCACCCCGGTGGCCATCCTTGTGGCCCAGAACGCCGGGCTCAATCCCTACGCCCTTCTGGTAACGGTGATGTTCGGAGCCTCCGCCTCCTTCGTCACCCCGTTCGGCTACAAGACGAACGTGATGATCTACTCGCCGGGCGGATACCGCTTCATGGACTTCGTGAAGGTGGGCGGGCCCCTCAACCTGCTTCTTGCGATCGTGGCCTCGATCTGCATCCCCTTCTTCTGGCCGAGCTGA
- a CDS encoding Holliday junction resolvase, translating into MNDPWFLAIAILGCLLALAALALAIVLRRYTRLRLELPVRLREAREDAVARSTAVVRGQAFEHLVPFMDDFGYHPRDARFLGSPIDLVVFDGLGETDVREIVFVEVKTGRSRLSKRERAVRKAVLEGRVTWRELRA; encoded by the coding sequence GTGAACGACCCCTGGTTTCTCGCGATCGCCATCCTGGGCTGCCTTCTCGCCCTCGCCGCCCTCGCGCTCGCCATCGTGCTGCGGCGCTACACCCGGCTGCGCCTGGAGCTGCCGGTCCGGCTGCGGGAGGCGCGCGAGGACGCCGTGGCGCGCAGCACGGCGGTCGTGCGCGGGCAGGCATTCGAGCACCTCGTGCCTTTCATGGACGACTTCGGCTACCATCCCCGGGACGCCCGCTTTCTCGGCAGTCCCATCGACCTTGTCGTCTTCGACGGCCTCGGCGAGACGGATGTGCGCGAGATCGTGTTCGTGGAGGTCAAGACAGGCCGGTCTCGCCTGAGCAAGCGTGAGAGGGCGGTGCGCAAAGCCGTGCTCGAAGGGCGGGTGACCTGGCGGGAGCTGCGGGCCTGA
- a CDS encoding carboxypeptidase-like regulatory domain-containing protein: protein MSDSPRCSAVLQAIGIGVVALGVVSPAVAQQEMPECLDDQARILGVVVDAGTEMPLSGAYISAAGSDWGSLTTDNGWFALCGIEAGIHLVTVERLGYATLESQVEAAAPSDRIALRMQPDPILLEGLAIVTDRFERRRRAVESGVSTFGQEDLLRSSQWSAADFVDLHAGVYTTPCAGSTCVYYRGYARGPLEPEVYLDEIRLLGGWSELEDIPTSQLYMVEVYAGGTHIRAYSHQFMEYAAKVRLEPAVIR, encoded by the coding sequence ATGTCTGACTCGCCCCGGTGTTCAGCGGTGCTCCAGGCGATCGGGATCGGGGTCGTGGCTCTTGGCGTCGTTTCTCCGGCTGTCGCACAGCAGGAGATGCCCGAATGCCTGGACGACCAGGCGCGGATCCTCGGGGTTGTCGTCGATGCCGGCACCGAGATGCCGTTGAGTGGTGCCTATATTTCGGCGGCGGGGTCGGATTGGGGATCGCTGACTACGGACAACGGCTGGTTTGCGCTGTGCGGGATCGAGGCCGGAATCCACCTGGTTACCGTGGAGCGGCTCGGATACGCCACGCTGGAGTCCCAGGTCGAGGCCGCCGCACCGTCGGACCGGATCGCCCTTCGGATGCAGCCCGACCCGATTCTGCTCGAAGGTCTGGCGATCGTAACCGACCGGTTCGAACGCCGGCGGCGGGCTGTGGAGTCCGGCGTCAGCACCTTTGGCCAGGAGGATCTTCTCCGCAGCAGTCAATGGTCAGCCGCCGATTTCGTCGACCTGCACGCAGGCGTCTATACGACGCCATGCGCCGGGAGCACGTGCGTCTACTACCGGGGCTACGCGCGAGGCCCGCTCGAGCCCGAGGTGTATCTCGACGAGATCCGCCTGCTCGGGGGCTGGTCGGAGCTGGAGGACATTCCGACCAGCCAGTTGTACATGGTGGAGGTCTACGCCGGGGGAACCCACATTCGAGCCTATTCGCACCAGTTCATGGAGTACGCTGCGAAGGTTCGACTGGAGCCTGCGGTGATCCGCTAG
- a CDS encoding dicarboxylate/amino acid:cation symporter yields MLHILIAAGLVLGFAVGLLAAATGSEALMAAALASAPIGTVFMNAIRMVVIPLVMAVIFTGVARLGDLRKLGRLGGTTLGFYWITTPPAIVLGMATMAFFLRFAPEVAMPAAGEQAAPEIPGVVDFLVTLVPPNPFAAASAGSLLPLIVFTALFGAAAAALGGKHKEQLMTFADAVSATLVKLVWWVLWCAPVGVFGLAAPVTAQLGWDLVQSLAVFVAAVLAGLLMFTGGVFLVLLRWVGGIGPGRYVKGVFGATSIAFASTSTVAALPASLQEASGKLGVSENVADLVLPLGASLYRPGSALFQGAAVVFLAHLFEVPFPLAAAGGAVLAVFLVALTIAPVPSASIFTMAPALDVAGVPLGGLGILLGIDRIPDMFRTVTNLWGQITTSVVVDRWVGGGDGPPAAG; encoded by the coding sequence ATGCTGCACATCCTCATCGCCGCCGGGCTCGTGCTGGGTTTCGCGGTCGGGTTGCTCGCCGCGGCCACCGGGTCGGAGGCCCTCATGGCGGCGGCGCTGGCCTCCGCGCCCATCGGCACCGTTTTCATGAACGCCATCCGCATGGTGGTGATCCCGCTGGTGATGGCGGTGATCTTCACCGGGGTGGCCCGCCTTGGCGACCTGCGCAAGCTCGGCCGGCTGGGCGGCACCACCCTCGGCTTCTACTGGATCACCACCCCGCCCGCGATCGTGCTGGGCATGGCGACCATGGCCTTCTTCCTGCGCTTCGCGCCGGAGGTGGCGATGCCGGCGGCCGGCGAACAGGCCGCGCCCGAGATCCCCGGCGTGGTCGACTTCCTGGTGACCTTGGTGCCGCCCAACCCCTTCGCGGCCGCCTCGGCGGGAAGCCTGCTCCCGCTGATCGTGTTCACGGCGCTCTTCGGGGCTGCCGCGGCCGCGCTCGGCGGGAAGCACAAGGAGCAGTTGATGACCTTCGCCGACGCGGTCTCGGCCACTCTGGTCAAGCTGGTCTGGTGGGTGCTCTGGTGCGCCCCGGTGGGGGTCTTCGGGCTGGCCGCCCCGGTGACCGCGCAGCTCGGGTGGGACCTGGTGCAGAGCCTGGCGGTGTTCGTCGCGGCCGTGCTCGCCGGGCTCCTCATGTTCACCGGCGGGGTGTTCCTGGTGCTGCTGCGCTGGGTGGGCGGCATCGGTCCCGGCCGCTACGTGAAGGGCGTGTTCGGCGCCACCTCCATCGCCTTCGCGAGCACCAGCACGGTCGCCGCCCTCCCTGCGTCGCTCCAGGAGGCGAGCGGGAAACTCGGGGTGTCGGAAAACGTCGCCGACCTGGTGCTGCCGCTGGGCGCGTCGCTCTACCGGCCCGGCAGCGCGCTCTTCCAGGGGGCCGCCGTGGTCTTCCTGGCCCACCTGTTCGAGGTGCCGTTCCCGCTCGCCGCGGCCGGGGGCGCGGTGCTCGCCGTCTTCCTGGTCGCGCTCACCATCGCGCCGGTGCCGTCGGCGAGCATCTTCACCATGGCGCCCGCCCTGGACGTGGCGGGGGTGCCGCTCGGCGGGCTGGGCATCCTGCTCGGCATCGACCGCATCCCGGACATGTTCCGCACGGTGACCAACCTGTGGGGGCAGATCACCACGTCGGTTGTGGTCGACCGCTGGGTGGGGGGAGGTGATGGGCCGCCAGCCGCCGGCTGA
- a CDS encoding M28 family peptidase, with product MGASLAQWLTRVPVEVSGHVSLRLPGNPGGGGSDYASFVCHGAPGINLSALSWDYGSHTWHTHRDTFDKLVFDDLKNNAVLAASLVYLASEDDQRVSRERRELIMGLGGTGGRWPECTPAARSSRDSQRM from the coding sequence GTGGGCGCGTCGCTCGCGCAGTGGCTGACGCGCGTGCCGGTCGAGGTCTCGGGCCACGTGAGCCTGAGGCTGCCGGGCAACCCGGGCGGAGGCGGCTCGGACTACGCCTCGTTCGTCTGCCACGGCGCGCCCGGCATCAACCTGAGCGCGCTGTCATGGGACTACGGCTCGCACACCTGGCACACCCATCGCGACACCTTCGACAAGCTCGTCTTCGATGACCTGAAGAACAACGCCGTGCTCGCGGCTTCGCTCGTCTACCTGGCTTCCGAGGATGATCAGCGGGTGAGCCGCGAGCGGCGCGAGCTGATCATGGGGCTCGGCGGAACCGGCGGGCGCTGGCCGGAATGCACGCCCGCGGCGCGGAGTTCGAGGGACAGCCAGAGGATGTAG
- a CDS encoding M28 family peptidase — translation METTRITMRGWALGMLLGSAAALASPTQTAAAQGLAVPDPVLEGIWAEAMDNSQIESMGQVLLDAIGPRLTGSPHMERAQEWAVSMLSGWGVEARTEEYGTWEGWDRGASHVDLVSPRVRSLEGRILAWSPGTGGEPMEGGVAVLPEIRSPADWQTFLGTVSGKWVMFSFPQPTCRADEQWLEFAQDGSYEAMAEARTAGNRAWNQSLAAAGSRDPRRRDLHAQIEEAGALGIVTSLWPGSYGTTRVFNAYNRETPTFELGCEDYGLVHRLAANGQEPVLRLTAEAENLGEVPVSNVIGTIPGTELPDEYVMLSAHFDSWEGGSGATDNATGSLLMLETMRILSAVYPNPKRTILIGLWNGEEQGLNGSRAFSEDHPEVVEGLQVLFNQDNGTGRVVNISAQGFTGWARRSRSG, via the coding sequence ATGGAGACGACGCGAATCACGATGCGAGGATGGGCCCTGGGGATGCTGCTGGGCTCGGCCGCGGCACTGGCCAGTCCGACGCAGACAGCCGCGGCCCAGGGGCTGGCGGTACCCGATCCCGTGCTCGAGGGCATCTGGGCCGAGGCGATGGACAACTCGCAGATCGAGTCCATGGGGCAGGTGCTGCTGGACGCCATCGGCCCCAGGCTGACCGGGTCGCCGCACATGGAACGGGCCCAGGAATGGGCGGTCTCGATGCTCTCCGGCTGGGGAGTGGAGGCCCGCACCGAGGAGTACGGCACCTGGGAGGGATGGGACCGCGGGGCCAGCCACGTGGACCTGGTGTCGCCGCGGGTACGCTCGCTGGAGGGGCGCATCCTGGCGTGGAGCCCCGGGACCGGGGGCGAGCCGATGGAGGGCGGGGTCGCCGTGCTCCCGGAGATCCGCTCGCCGGCGGACTGGCAGACCTTCCTTGGCACGGTGAGCGGCAAGTGGGTGATGTTCTCCTTCCCGCAGCCGACCTGCCGCGCGGACGAGCAGTGGCTCGAGTTCGCACAGGACGGATCGTACGAAGCCATGGCCGAGGCGCGCACGGCGGGCAACCGGGCCTGGAACCAGAGCCTGGCCGCCGCCGGCTCGCGCGATCCGCGCCGCCGCGACCTGCACGCGCAGATCGAGGAGGCGGGCGCACTCGGAATCGTCACCTCGCTCTGGCCGGGTTCCTACGGCACCACCCGCGTCTTCAACGCCTACAACCGTGAGACTCCGACCTTCGAGCTGGGGTGCGAGGACTACGGACTCGTTCATCGCCTGGCCGCCAACGGACAGGAGCCGGTGCTGCGGCTGACCGCGGAGGCCGAGAACCTGGGCGAGGTTCCGGTTTCCAACGTCATCGGCACAATTCCGGGAACCGAGCTTCCGGACGAGTACGTCATGCTTTCGGCGCATTTCGACTCGTGGGAGGGCGGATCGGGCGCGACCGACAACGCCACCGGCTCGCTGCTCATGCTCGAGACCATGCGCATCCTGTCCGCCGTGTATCCGAACCCGAAGCGAACCATCCTCATCGGGCTCTGGAACGGGGAGGAACAGGGGCTCAATGGTTCGCGCGCCTTCAGCGAGGACCATCCCGAGGTGGTGGAGGGGCTGCAGGTGCTCTTCAACCAGGACAACGGGACCGGACGGGTGGTGAACATCTCCGCCCAGGGTTTCACGGGGTGGGCGCGTCGCTCGCGCAGTGGCTGA
- a CDS encoding M24 family metallopeptidase: protein MTFDSRARRRSGGAALFLLALAPALAADAAAQKPVHVPEDIPARVQPLPSLREQAAEQQEWLELRIGRILPALMAEYDVRMWILSMREYAEDPVFWSITSPTTFAARRRSIYVFNRQDDGAVERLALGGTDQGGVFQAYRSTRPAPTQPTAELVGNEQWRLLRELVEDRDPENIVLNIDPDWAFSDGLHAGEREALEEALGPELMGRVKREPRLAMNYIALRLPEMMPRYRKIEETVHAVISEAFSNAVITPGETTIEDVEWWMRQRVRDLGYTTWFMANVDVQRAGEVPSDGPAVIERGDLLWTDFGVVAQNLHTDTQHLGYVLREGETEVPPGLLQCIANSNRLQDILLEHMEPGLTGNVILANTLAQMREEGINGTVYTHPIGDHGHGAGPLIGRWDGQEGVPVRGDAVLLPSTWHSIELQATTPIPEWDGKPASCRQEEEAYLDTEGERHWVFRRQSKFHIVW from the coding sequence ATGACATTCGATTCACGCGCACGGCGGCGCTCCGGCGGCGCGGCGCTCTTCCTGCTTGCGCTGGCCCCCGCGTTAGCGGCCGACGCGGCCGCGCAGAAGCCGGTCCATGTCCCGGAAGACATTCCGGCCCGCGTCCAGCCCCTGCCTTCCCTGCGCGAGCAGGCGGCGGAGCAGCAGGAGTGGCTGGAGCTGCGCATCGGGCGGATTCTGCCGGCGCTGATGGCGGAATACGACGTGCGCATGTGGATCCTGTCCATGCGCGAGTACGCCGAGGATCCCGTCTTCTGGTCGATCACCTCGCCCACCACCTTTGCCGCCCGCCGGCGCTCCATCTACGTCTTCAACCGCCAGGACGACGGTGCGGTCGAGAGGCTGGCGCTCGGCGGGACGGACCAGGGCGGGGTTTTCCAGGCCTATCGCTCGACGCGGCCGGCGCCCACCCAGCCTACCGCGGAGCTGGTCGGCAACGAGCAGTGGAGGCTGCTGCGCGAACTGGTGGAGGACCGAGACCCGGAGAACATCGTGCTCAACATCGACCCCGACTGGGCCTTCTCGGACGGCCTGCACGCCGGGGAGCGCGAGGCTCTGGAGGAAGCGCTGGGCCCGGAGCTGATGGGCCGCGTCAAGCGCGAACCGCGCCTGGCCATGAACTACATCGCGCTGCGTCTGCCGGAGATGATGCCCCGATACCGCAAGATCGAGGAGACGGTGCACGCGGTCATCTCGGAGGCGTTCTCGAACGCGGTCATCACGCCCGGCGAGACCACAATCGAGGACGTGGAGTGGTGGATGCGCCAGCGGGTGCGCGACCTGGGCTACACGACCTGGTTCATGGCCAACGTGGACGTGCAGCGGGCGGGCGAGGTGCCCTCGGACGGCCCCGCCGTGATCGAGCGGGGCGACCTGCTCTGGACCGACTTCGGGGTGGTGGCGCAGAATCTCCACACCGACACGCAGCATCTGGGCTACGTCCTGCGCGAGGGCGAGACCGAGGTGCCGCCGGGGCTCCTGCAGTGCATCGCCAACTCGAACCGCCTGCAGGACATCCTGCTCGAGCACATGGAACCCGGGCTGACCGGCAACGTGATCCTGGCCAACACGCTGGCACAGATGCGGGAGGAGGGCATCAACGGGACCGTGTATACGCACCCCATCGGCGACCACGGCCACGGCGCCGGGCCGCTGATCGGGCGCTGGGACGGGCAGGAAGGCGTGCCCGTGCGCGGCGACGCGGTGCTGCTGCCCTCGACCTGGCACTCGATCGAGCTGCAGGCCACGACCCCGATCCCCGAGTGGGACGGCAAGCCGGCCAGTTGCCGCCAGGAGGAGGAGGCGTACCTGGACACCGAGGGCGAGCGGCACTGGGTGTTCCGGAGGCAGAGCAAGTTCCACATCGTGTGGTAG
- a CDS encoding NADP-dependent malic enzyme: MADRRQQALDYHTDGRPGKIEVVPTKSLSTQRELTLAYSPGVAEPCREIAANPAEVFTYTARGNLVAVVSNGTAVLGLGNIGPLAAKPVMEGKGVLFKRFAGIDVFDIEVDSSDAEEVIRFCQLLSPTVAGINLEDIAAPECFVIEQALQEKLDIPVFHDDQHGTAIIAAAALLNAIDLVGKRIEDVRVVFSGAGASAISTARHLRRLGADPHNVLLCDSRGVIYEGREEGMNEYKAPFAVETELRTLEEALVGADIFIGLSVKGIMTPAMVSSMAPDPVIFALANPDPEILPEDVAAIRDDAIMATGRSDYPNQVNNVLGFPFIFRGAIDVRARGINAEMMLAATRALAELARLEVPEAVRGAYGHEDIHFGRDYLIPKPFDHRVLFHVAPAVAEAAMRTGMARQELDLDEYLDRLQALLGPGRAVMTGIRAQARREPARIVFPEGHNQDVIRAAAELAEAGTCRPILLGRPPRVAEKAGWMGLDMDGVEVVYAAERPDDRHDYAEKLFQRRARKGLTLAEAQWNLYKPIYFALSMVEEGQADAIVAGIEANYAEILRPALQVIGAKGDMRVAGLYMLAFRNRHLVFLADTTVNIAPSAETLRDIALQTASFVRDLGIPPRVAMVSFSNFGSAPHDESRRVAQAVQLVREADPELEIDGEMQADTAVDPVALREVYPFTHLTGPANILVFPRLSAANAAYKLLEHLGGADAIGPILLGMAKPVHIVERGCAVQDIVNLSAVATVDWQARARPENR; the protein is encoded by the coding sequence ATGGCAGACCGGCGCCAGCAGGCTCTCGATTACCATACCGACGGCCGCCCCGGCAAGATCGAGGTGGTCCCGACCAAGTCGCTCTCGACCCAGCGCGAACTCACCCTCGCGTATTCCCCGGGGGTCGCCGAGCCCTGCCGCGAGATCGCGGCCAATCCCGCGGAGGTTTTCACCTACACGGCGCGCGGCAACCTGGTCGCGGTGGTCTCCAACGGGACCGCGGTGCTCGGGCTGGGCAACATCGGGCCGCTCGCCGCCAAGCCGGTGATGGAGGGCAAGGGGGTGCTCTTCAAGCGCTTCGCGGGCATCGACGTGTTCGACATCGAGGTGGATTCGAGCGACGCGGAGGAGGTCATCCGCTTCTGCCAGCTCCTGAGCCCCACCGTGGCCGGCATCAACCTGGAGGACATCGCCGCGCCCGAGTGCTTCGTCATCGAGCAGGCCCTGCAGGAGAAGCTCGATATCCCCGTCTTCCACGACGACCAGCACGGCACCGCCATCATCGCCGCGGCGGCGCTGCTCAACGCCATCGACCTGGTGGGCAAGCGCATCGAGGACGTGCGCGTGGTCTTCAGCGGCGCGGGCGCCTCTGCAATCTCCACGGCCCGCCACCTGCGCCGGCTGGGCGCGGATCCGCACAACGTCCTCCTGTGCGACTCGCGCGGCGTGATCTACGAGGGCCGCGAGGAGGGGATGAACGAGTACAAGGCCCCCTTCGCGGTCGAAACCGAACTGCGCACGCTGGAGGAGGCGCTCGTCGGAGCCGACATCTTCATCGGGCTCTCGGTGAAGGGGATCATGACGCCAGCCATGGTGTCGTCGATGGCGCCGGATCCCGTCATCTTTGCCCTGGCCAACCCGGATCCGGAGATCCTGCCGGAGGACGTAGCCGCGATTCGGGACGACGCCATCATGGCTACCGGACGGTCCGACTACCCCAACCAGGTAAACAACGTCCTGGGCTTTCCGTTCATCTTCCGGGGCGCGATCGATGTGCGCGCGCGCGGCATCAACGCGGAGATGATGCTCGCCGCGACGCGCGCCCTCGCCGAGCTGGCCCGGCTGGAGGTGCCCGAGGCGGTGCGTGGGGCGTACGGCCACGAAGACATCCACTTCGGGCGCGACTACCTCATCCCCAAACCCTTCGACCACCGCGTGCTCTTCCACGTCGCGCCCGCGGTGGCCGAGGCGGCCATGCGCACCGGCATGGCGCGCCAGGAGCTCGACCTGGACGAGTATCTGGACCGCCTGCAGGCGCTGCTGGGTCCGGGGCGCGCGGTCATGACCGGGATCCGCGCGCAGGCCCGGCGCGAGCCGGCGCGCATCGTCTTCCCCGAGGGCCACAACCAGGACGTGATCCGTGCCGCTGCCGAGCTCGCCGAGGCCGGGACCTGTCGCCCCATCCTGCTGGGGCGGCCGCCGCGCGTGGCCGAGAAGGCGGGCTGGATGGGGCTGGACATGGACGGCGTCGAGGTCGTCTACGCCGCCGAGCGTCCCGACGACCGCCACGACTACGCCGAGAAGCTGTTCCAGCGCCGCGCCCGCAAGGGCCTCACGCTGGCCGAGGCCCAGTGGAACCTCTACAAGCCCATCTACTTCGCGCTCAGCATGGTGGAGGAGGGGCAGGCGGACGCCATCGTGGCCGGCATCGAGGCCAACTACGCCGAGATCCTGCGCCCGGCGCTGCAGGTGATCGGGGCCAAGGGGGACATGCGGGTGGCGGGCCTCTACATGCTGGCCTTCCGCAACCGCCACCTGGTGTTCCTGGCCGACACGACGGTGAACATCGCTCCGTCCGCCGAGACCCTGCGCGACATCGCCCTCCAGACCGCCTCCTTCGTGCGCGACCTGGGCATCCCGCCGCGGGTGGCGATGGTGAGCTTCTCCAACTTCGGCTCGGCGCCGCACGACGAGTCCCGGCGCGTGGCGCAGGCGGTGCAGCTGGTGCGCGAGGCCGATCCCGAACTGGAGATCGACGGCGAGATGCAGGCCGACACCGCGGTGGATCCCGTGGCACTGCGCGAGGTCTACCCGTTCACCCACCTGACCGGGCCCGCCAACATCCTGGTCTTCCCGCGCCTTTCGGCCGCCAACGCCGCATACAAGCTTCTGGAGCACCTGGGGGGCGCCGACGCGATCGGTCCCATCCTGCTGGGCATGGCCAAGCCGGTGCACATCGTCGAGCGGGGATGCGCAGTGCAGGACATCGTGAACCTGTCGGCCGTCGCGACCGTGGACTGGCAGGCTCGCGCGCGCCCCGAGAATCGGTAG
- a CDS encoding SRPBCC family protein: MSRTEIQRTIAAPADKVFAAVADVRHFSRAVEHIEHVEFLSDTRTGLGTRFRETRRMRGREATVELEITEFAAPERVRFLSEAGGVKWDTVFTVVAGRDGKTRLMLVMEATPLTFPARLMVPLMKGMVRKAIAADMDAVRRYCERSSGGS; the protein is encoded by the coding sequence TTGAGCCGCACAGAGATACAGCGCACGATCGCCGCGCCCGCCGACAAGGTCTTCGCAGCGGTCGCCGACGTGAGACATTTCTCGCGCGCCGTGGAGCACATCGAGCACGTCGAGTTCCTGTCCGACACCCGGACCGGCCTGGGCACCCGCTTCCGCGAAACCCGCCGCATGCGTGGGCGGGAGGCCACGGTCGAACTCGAGATCACGGAGTTCGCAGCGCCCGAACGAGTCCGGTTTCTGTCGGAGGCGGGTGGCGTGAAGTGGGACACGGTCTTCACGGTTGTGGCAGGCCGAGACGGTAAAACGCGCCTGATGTTGGTCATGGAGGCTACGCCTCTCACCTTCCCCGCCCGGCTCATGGTGCCGCTGATGAAGGGCATGGTCCGCAAGGCGATTGCCGCGGACATGGACGCGGTCAGGAGGTATTGCGAGAGATCTTCGGGAGGTTCGTAG
- a CDS encoding VOC family protein encodes MQLGAFSISLSVNDLEASKSFYEKLGFRQTGGDGTGYLIMVNDSTIIGLFHGMFEGNILTFNPGLAQDMSRPEIFTDVREIRASLVADGVEMSTDTDPDGTGPAHIVVTDPDGNPVLIDQFFPRPGSAGK; translated from the coding sequence ATGCAACTCGGCGCCTTCTCCATCAGCCTTTCCGTCAACGATCTCGAAGCCTCGAAATCCTTCTACGAGAAGCTCGGCTTCAGGCAGACCGGCGGGGACGGCACGGGATATCTGATCATGGTCAACGACAGCACGATCATCGGCCTCTTCCACGGGATGTTCGAGGGCAATATCCTCACTTTCAACCCCGGACTGGCGCAGGACATGTCGCGGCCGGAGATCTTCACCGACGTGAGGGAGATCCGCGCGTCGCTGGTGGCTGACGGCGTGGAGATGTCGACGGATACGGACCCCGACGGCACCGGGCCGGCGCACATCGTGGTGACGGATCCGGACGGCAACCCGGTGCTGATCGACCAGTTCTTTCCGAGACCGGGGAGCGCGGGGAAATGA